ACGCGGTCTGAAAGACCTCGACGCCCAGCTCGCGCAGGCGGAAGAACGCCCCGCGTCCGAGCCCCTGGCAGACGACCGCCTGGATATTGTGCTGGCTGATCACATCAACCGGCGTGCACTCGCCGTGCTCGCAGCTCGACTTTTCGCAGAATTGGATGATGTCACCGGCGTCGCTGACGACGAGGTGGGCGGGAGCCTGACCAAAGTGCGGCGAAACCGTGCTGAGCAGACCGTTGTTTTCGAGGACCGGCAAACAGATGTTCATGGCTTTAAACTTGCTAGTTGTGGGTATATGCTCATAACTGCGCCCCATGCTCCCGTCAAGCGATTAACTTATGCTTGCGGTGATTTTCATCAGTCGATCTTTTCCCAGCCATGCGCCCGAAGAAACAACGCTGCATCCGCTGCGAGCTCACGGCTACGGTCTTCAAGCCGCGCGGCGTGCCCACCTGCGAGCTGCAGATGGTCGTGCTGGAGCCGGATGAGCTGGAGGCGCTGCGGCTGGCAGATGTCGAGCGGCTCCACCACGAGGAGGCGGGTGCCCGCATGGGGATTTCGCGCGCGACGTTTGGCCGCATCCTTGAGCGCGCCCGTGGTAAGACCGCCCTTGCGCTGATCGAGGGGCACGCCATCCAGACCAGCGAAGCCCCGGCCGAGCACAGCTCTTAACCCTTGCCCGTCGCCCTGAACGCGGTGGCTTACTGACCCTTGGCAATGTCTTGCCCCAGCTTGAGGCCGTTGGCGAGGCATTGACCGACCGCGATGCCGCCCCGGTAGTTCCCGCACAGGTGCAGGCCAGGGTTTTCGGCTTCGGCCTTTTCGATCATGGCCAGAAAGTCTCCGTGCCCGACATTGTACTGCGGGATGGCCTTGCGCCAGAGGGTGCGCTGGACGAAGGCCGGATCCCCGCTGGCCCCGATCAGGGTCGCCAGGTCGGCCTTGGCGATCTCCAGGTGCTCCTCCTCGCTCAGCGTGGCCAGCGCAGGCTGGCGCATACCACCGATAAAGGCCGTCAGCAGCACATGCCCCTCGGGAGCGCGGTCGGCATACATGGACGAGGGGAAGAGCACGCCAAGCAGCTTGCGGCCCTCTACGCCGGGGACGAGCGCCCCGAAGCCGTCCAGCGGGTGCTGGACCTGCTCGCGGCGGTAGCCCAGCGAGAGCGAGGCCAGAGGCGGGTAGGGGATCTCGTGCAGGTCGTAAAGGGTCTCGCGCAAAGGCTCCGGCAGGGGCAGGTCGCGAACGGCGTAGGCGGGCACGGCGATGATGAGGGCATCCGCCCCCGTACTGTGTTGCTCGCCGTTGACCTCCCAGCTGACTTCCCAGCGGTCCTGCCGGGCGATCCCTGTCACCGTGGCATTGAGGGTGAGCCCCTCGCCGAGTTGGGCAGCCAGCTTGTCGGTCAGGCTCTGCATCCCGTTGCGAAAAGTGCCCATAATCGGACGAAAGCTTCCCGCGGGCTTGTTCTTCAT
This genomic interval from Ruficoccus sp. ZRK36 contains the following:
- the hemG gene encoding protoporphyrinogen oxidase, which codes for MKSAVVIGAGITGLSAAVSLKKAGYDVRVLEKNDHTGGCVHTVRKDGYLVETGPNSIMVKDIQTAMFMGEIGLADELMLPGNAAKNRYICKDGELVPAPAGPMKAIKTPLLSAGAKLRVLKEPFVKKPANLTEESLASFVQRRLGPEVLDFVAEPMVSGIYAGDPKRLSAKHAFPKIHEIEHQYGSLIKGAFKAMKNKPAGSFRPIMGTFRNGMQSLTDKLAAQLGEGLTLNATVTGIARQDRWEVSWEVNGEQHSTGADALIIAVPAYAVRDLPLPEPLRETLYDLHEIPYPPLASLSLGYRREQVQHPLDGFGALVPGVEGRKLLGVLFPSSMYADRAPEGHVLLTAFIGGMRQPALATLSEEEHLEIAKADLATLIGASGDPAFVQRTLWRKAIPQYNVGHGDFLAMIEKAEAENPGLHLCGNYRGGIAVGQCLANGLKLGQDIAKGQ
- a CDS encoding DUF134 domain-containing protein encodes the protein MRPKKQRCIRCELTATVFKPRGVPTCELQMVVLEPDELEALRLADVERLHHEEAGARMGISRATFGRILERARGKTALALIEGHAIQTSEAPAEHSS
- a CDS encoding NifB/NifX family molybdenum-iron cluster-binding protein, whose translation is MNICLPVLENNGLLSTVSPHFGQAPAHLVVSDAGDIIQFCEKSSCEHGECTPVDVISQHNIQAVVCQGLGRGAFFRLRELGVEVFQTACETVDEALAAFNARELAHMGEDGLCHGHHDEGSDHCH